GGCCGGTGTTTACTCCGGACGGCAATTATCTCGCCTACGCCAAACAGACCGATGGCAACTGGGATGTGTGGCTGATTTCAGTTGACGGTCTGACCAGCTACCAGCTGACCAGCGCCGTGGATATGGAAACCTCGCCCTGGTTTAACTCTGATGGTGTCATGGCTTACAAGGTCGCTCCATCCGGGGAGTACGGCCTCACCGTCGAACAGTTCATGACCTTTGAAAACGGTTATGCCAATCCGCACAGTTACACCTGGACCGGCCCGCACTCGGTCCAACTCAGCGACATGGCCGGTGACGGCGTCGGTATCTCCTTTACCGCCGAAGCTATGAGCGACACCAGCGGCAAGGACCGTATCAGCTATCTGGCCGTCATCGCCGATCTGGTGCTTGATGACAGTACCGATACCGCCGCTGCCGACAACATACGGTTGATCTCAAAGTCGGCCACGCTCGGCGACCGCGGCATCCTGTTTTCTCCCGATGCAACTAAAGCAGTGTTCTGGTCCTACAATCAGGATGGCCGCGCCGGATTATGGCTCTACGATGTCGCCACCGACATCAGCACCCAGTTGACCACGCAAGGTTACGACTTTGAGCCGGTGTGGTCGGCAGACGGCAACAGCCTGTTTTTCACCTCTACGCGCGACGGCAGTCAGTACGATATCTGGAAGTTGGCTTTGTAGAAAATAGATAGAAAAAAAGATAAAACAACAAAAGCCGGGGTACGAAACAGGGACCCCGGCTTTAAAATGTCCAACGAAAGGAAGCTTCGCGGCGTGTTCGAATCGTGCCATGAGTTGACCACTTAAAGAGCAGAATGCGCATAAGCCCGGACAACTTTGTCCTCAGTACCCACATATCATCCTTCCCCTGACAGGCTGTTTGCAATATTTCTTTCGTCGTTGAAAAACCCCGGACGGTTTTTTCCAACCTCCTGCTAATCCCTTTCAGTTGTCAACAGTTATAACGTCTCAACCAGGCTTGTTGGACCAGGAATAGATCATGTTGTCCCTTAGTCTCTCAACTTCAGCAGCATGATGTAATCTTCGTCCGTTTCATCGCTTATTTCAAATCCGAGATTTTGGTACATTTTCACAGCATAGTTCTGTTTTTGAACACTTAAAGAAGCCTGGTGATAGTCTTCATTTTTCAAATGGGAAATCATTTTTCCCATCAGGCGTGTGCCGATGCCCAGGTTCTGAAACTCACTGAACACAGCAATGGCAAATTCCGGCGTTTTGTCGTCAATATGACCAAAACCTTTAATTTCACCCGCCAGGATGCGAACCCAAACGCCTCCGATGATTGTTCCCCGTAAAACGGCGACTAAACAATAATCACCTTTTTTCCGGCCAAAATCTTGTATATAAATCCTGATTTCTGGAAGATTAATGGCATTACGCGGGATGGGGTTGCGTCTGTCTGGTTGGAAAAGTACGGCATATAGCAAGTCGTCAAGATGATGCAGCTCGTCTTTTTCAATCTCGCGGATGACCACTTCGGCAACATTCACTTTTTCCAG
This region of uncultured Desulfuromonas sp. genomic DNA includes:
- a CDS encoding GNAT family N-acetyltransferase — encoded protein: MSPKDLEKVNVAEVVIREIEKDELHHLDDLLYAVLFQPDRRNPIPRNAINLPEIRIYIQDFGRKKGDYCLVAVLRGTIIGGVWVRILAGEIKGFGHIDDKTPEFAIAVFSEFQNLGIGTRLMGKMISHLKNEDYHQASLSVQKQNYAVKMYQNLGFEISDETDEDYIMLLKLRD